The following are encoded together in the Halobaculum limi genome:
- a CDS encoding PQQ-binding-like beta-propeller repeat protein, with translation MHRRELCRRLGAGGLLATVGCLGDRRGQSVDTAGSVDESASEVPEDDWPTFGLDNQHTGVKEDGVGPRTDTVAWTAIGDAPTVLCSPTVYDGTVYVGSASNAVHAFDAATGEELWSHPTTSYVETAPAVVDGTVYTADADGVVYALGTDGDRLWTYETETNLHSRAVAVHDGTVVVGTAGTMPAVVSGDTDESKAGTALGLDTATGEREWAYVGPTDWFTGPAVGGGRVYLGNHDGSVVALDSATGDELWTRDADGEHAGVLAPPTYAEGTLFVGVHAAGRLVALDAASGTRRWATDLKAPNVKSSPAVDGDRVYLGATGSEATDYDGPDESTPSPTPKRTPDDEEGAGMPSVEISGSVFAISRTDGTIDWRHETDHDFRSSPAVVDDRVYIGGGDRLLTLSRADGEPQWDVPFNDFVESSPAVADGRAYIGSADGHLYCIGE, from the coding sequence GTGCATCGCCGTGAACTCTGTCGCCGGCTTGGCGCAGGTGGCCTCCTCGCGACGGTCGGCTGTCTTGGCGACCGCCGCGGCCAGTCAGTCGATACCGCCGGGTCGGTGGACGAATCCGCGTCGGAAGTGCCCGAAGACGACTGGCCGACGTTCGGCCTCGACAACCAGCACACCGGGGTCAAGGAGGATGGCGTCGGCCCCCGAACCGACACCGTCGCGTGGACGGCGATCGGTGACGCGCCGACCGTGTTGTGCTCGCCGACGGTCTACGACGGAACGGTGTACGTCGGCAGCGCGAGTAACGCCGTCCACGCGTTCGATGCGGCCACCGGCGAGGAACTGTGGAGTCACCCGACGACTAGCTACGTCGAGACCGCGCCGGCAGTCGTCGACGGGACCGTCTACACGGCAGATGCCGACGGTGTGGTGTACGCGCTGGGAACGGACGGCGACCGACTGTGGACGTACGAGACCGAGACGAACCTCCACAGCCGTGCGGTGGCGGTACACGACGGGACGGTGGTCGTCGGGACAGCGGGGACGATGCCGGCGGTGGTCAGCGGCGACACCGACGAGAGCAAGGCCGGAACCGCGCTCGGACTCGACACCGCGACCGGCGAGCGTGAGTGGGCCTACGTCGGCCCAACCGACTGGTTCACCGGGCCGGCGGTCGGCGGCGGACGGGTGTATCTCGGCAACCACGACGGCAGCGTGGTCGCGCTGGACTCGGCGACCGGTGACGAACTGTGGACGCGGGACGCCGACGGCGAACACGCCGGCGTGCTCGCGCCACCGACGTACGCCGAGGGGACGCTGTTCGTCGGTGTCCACGCCGCCGGCCGACTAGTCGCGCTCGACGCCGCATCCGGGACGCGTCGGTGGGCGACGGACCTGAAAGCCCCGAACGTCAAATCCTCCCCAGCGGTCGACGGCGACCGTGTGTACCTCGGTGCGACCGGGTCGGAAGCGACGGATTACGACGGGCCCGACGAATCGACGCCGTCCCCGACGCCGAAACGTACACCGGACGACGAGGAGGGGGCTGGGATGCCGTCCGTCGAGATCAGCGGCAGCGTGTTCGCGATCTCGCGCACGGACGGCACAATCGACTGGCGCCACGAGACGGACCACGACTTCCGCTCCTCGCCTGCTGTCGTCGACGACCGGGTGTACATCGGCGGCGGCGACCGCTTACTGACCCTCTCGCGGGCGGATGGGGAACCACAGTGGGACGTTCCGTTCAACGACTTCGTCGAGTCCTCGCCGGCAGTCGCCGATGGCCGGGCGTACATCGGATCCGCCGACGGGCACCTCTACTGCATCGGCGAGTGA
- a CDS encoding right-handed parallel beta-helix repeat-containing protein: MIALPAAFAVPVAANDRLGPNSVTYLTHSTVIDDPGVYVLRTDISASDGDGLTVTADDVTILGAGHSLVGSPEAGSAITADGVSNLHVEGVSITGWWNGLTFADVDGVTLTGVHISNASGDGVRLSESTDVTFAAGSVVGSTGHGVVVTTGRDITVSESTLSDNGGHGIAMRDSRASTVHASTITDNGGVGIRVDSVPERAPARASLPFWMIPLYGDVPVDVLAEFFGQSSDGVDSQALVVTNNTISDNRYEGVLLVGATGGTIANNTVANATDGIHLYSVSWAAVTGNTISGSTDDGIALSRVNDSTISGNTMVDNRNDGLYLFGDRNALLDNTASKNGDDGIDVDSGADNRIEANAAYNNGDDGVFVREANVNIVIGNDLRNNADDGIDLRGATGNSVNNNTVCGSTDRDVQIRQGVVGNDVHDNNESC, encoded by the coding sequence GTGATTGCCCTTCCCGCGGCGTTCGCGGTTCCCGTCGCGGCAAACGATCGGTTGGGGCCGAACTCGGTCACGTACCTGACCCACAGCACCGTCATCGACGACCCCGGCGTGTACGTCCTCCGGACCGACATCTCCGCGAGCGACGGTGACGGGCTCACGGTGACCGCAGACGACGTGACGATCCTCGGCGCTGGGCACTCGCTGGTAGGAAGCCCGGAAGCCGGGTCCGCGATCACCGCTGATGGCGTGTCGAACCTCCACGTCGAGGGAGTCTCGATCACTGGCTGGTGGAACGGCCTTACCTTCGCTGACGTCGACGGTGTCACCCTCACCGGCGTCCACATCTCGAACGCGTCCGGTGACGGCGTTCGACTCTCCGAATCCACGGACGTAACGTTCGCGGCCGGGAGCGTCGTCGGGTCGACCGGTCACGGCGTCGTCGTCACGACGGGTCGTGACATCACGGTCTCGGAGTCTACTCTCTCCGACAACGGCGGCCACGGCATCGCGATGCGTGACTCGCGTGCGTCGACCGTCCACGCCAGTACTATCACCGACAACGGCGGCGTCGGCATCCGCGTGGACTCTGTCCCTGAGCGTGCGCCCGCGCGTGCGAGTCTCCCGTTCTGGATGATCCCGCTATACGGTGACGTCCCGGTCGACGTCCTCGCCGAGTTCTTCGGCCAATCCAGCGACGGTGTCGACAGTCAGGCGCTGGTCGTCACCAACAACACGATCAGCGACAACCGATACGAGGGTGTCCTGCTGGTCGGCGCGACCGGCGGCACCATCGCGAACAACACCGTCGCCAACGCGACCGACGGCATCCACCTGTACTCGGTCTCGTGGGCCGCTGTCACCGGAAACACGATCTCCGGAAGCACCGACGACGGCATCGCCCTCTCGCGGGTGAACGATTCCACTATCTCCGGTAACACGATGGTGGACAACCGGAACGACGGTCTGTACCTGTTCGGTGACCGGAACGCGCTGTTGGACAACACCGCCTCGAAGAACGGTGATGACGGCATCGACGTCGACAGCGGCGCCGACAACCGAATCGAAGCGAACGCCGCGTACAACAACGGCGACGACGGCGTGTTCGTCCGTGAGGCGAACGTCAACATCGTGATCGGTAACGACCTCCGCAACAACGCTGACGACGGTATTGACCTTCGGGGTGCGACCGGCAACTCCGTCAACAACAACACCGTCTGTGGGAGTACCGACCGCGACGTGCAAATCCGCCAGGGTGTCGTCGGCAACGACGTCCACGACAACAACGAGTCCTGCTGA
- a CDS encoding DUF7344 domain-containing protein: MPRVTEDDEQAVVETEHVDEQEESEPAEIPLDLTFEILKNERRRLVLEYLRDVDDGQTTIGELAEHIAAIENDCDIQALGAQQRKRVYIGLYQCHLPKMDDAGVVDFNQSRGFVELRPEADPLFEYLVEDDESEDDIESAGDMEEDFLPLAGATLGIGVLFGISQLLGYHLLASLFVFAFLAFVLYTGRDQVMAQFA; this comes from the coding sequence GTGCCACGTGTTACCGAGGATGACGAACAGGCAGTCGTCGAGACCGAACACGTCGACGAGCAGGAGGAGTCCGAACCAGCCGAGATCCCACTGGATCTCACCTTCGAGATACTCAAGAACGAGCGGCGTCGCCTCGTGCTGGAATACCTGCGTGACGTGGACGACGGACAGACCACTATCGGCGAACTCGCCGAGCACATCGCCGCCATCGAGAACGACTGCGACATCCAGGCGCTCGGTGCCCAACAGCGCAAGCGCGTGTACATCGGCCTGTACCAGTGCCATCTCCCGAAGATGGACGACGCCGGTGTGGTCGACTTCAACCAGAGCAGAGGCTTCGTTGAACTCCGCCCAGAGGCAGACCCACTGTTCGAGTACCTCGTCGAGGACGACGAGTCAGAAGACGACATCGAATCGGCCGGCGATATGGAGGAGGACTTCCTCCCTCTCGCGGGTGCGACGCTCGGCATCGGTGTGCTGTTCGGAATCAGCCAACTGCTCGGTTACCACCTGCTCGCAAGCCTGTTCGTCTTCGCGTTTCTCGCGTTTGTCCTCTACACGGGCCGTGACCAGGTGATGGCCCAGTTCGCGTAG
- a CDS encoding glycosyltransferase family 2 protein has translation MYRGHTVGVVIPAYNEEPFVRETVVTVPTFVDRIYVIDDASTDGTWDEIQKAVELDRHRADEATSDEFDGRVVPIQHESNRGVGGAIKTGYLRARDDGLAATAVMGGDGQMDPSVLGQLFDPIIDGEADYVKGNRLAGRRDAGDMPPFRFVGNAVLGALTKIASGYWSTGDPQSGYTAISYRALHEADIDDMYEFYGYCNDLLVKLNVARLRVVDIPNPIIYGDEKSHIKYHTYIPRVSLMLLRNFVWRLKTNYLTFGFHPLVIAYAMGVGASAIGVLGLAWTLVSALGPGLPVAEGLLSVLVFTLGILSLVGAMSMDIDANRDLDSILLPSRGSPTGGGSGVSERAGDAAAANGSGQFEEHHASVAANGEITHRHARDDVLDDPRLDVEPVPELDPEYDD, from the coding sequence ATGTATCGAGGACACACAGTCGGGGTCGTAATCCCGGCGTACAACGAAGAACCGTTCGTCCGTGAGACGGTGGTGACGGTCCCCACGTTCGTCGACCGTATCTACGTCATCGACGACGCGTCCACGGACGGAACGTGGGACGAGATTCAGAAAGCGGTCGAACTCGACCGACACCGCGCCGACGAGGCGACGAGCGACGAGTTTGACGGTCGAGTCGTCCCCATCCAACACGAATCGAATCGCGGTGTCGGCGGTGCGATCAAGACTGGATATCTCCGCGCGCGCGACGACGGCCTCGCGGCGACGGCGGTGATGGGCGGCGACGGACAGATGGACCCGAGCGTCCTCGGGCAACTGTTCGACCCGATCATCGACGGCGAAGCCGACTACGTGAAGGGGAACCGCCTCGCCGGGCGCCGCGACGCCGGAGATATGCCGCCGTTCCGCTTCGTCGGCAACGCCGTCCTGGGCGCATTGACGAAGATCGCCAGCGGCTACTGGTCGACTGGCGACCCACAGAGCGGCTACACCGCAATTTCGTATCGCGCCCTCCACGAGGCGGACATCGACGATATGTACGAGTTTTACGGGTACTGTAACGACCTGCTCGTGAAACTCAACGTCGCTCGCCTCCGCGTCGTCGACATTCCCAACCCCATCATCTACGGCGACGAGAAGAGCCACATCAAGTACCACACCTACATCCCGCGGGTGTCGCTGATGCTGCTTCGTAACTTCGTCTGGCGGCTGAAGACGAACTACCTCACCTTCGGCTTCCATCCACTCGTCATCGCGTACGCGATGGGCGTGGGCGCGAGTGCCATTGGCGTCCTCGGACTCGCCTGGACGCTGGTCTCCGCGCTTGGACCGGGTCTGCCGGTTGCCGAAGGATTGCTGTCAGTCCTCGTCTTCACCCTCGGGATTCTGTCGCTCGTCGGCGCGATGTCAATGGACATAGACGCGAACCGCGACCTCGACAGCATTCTCCTGCCCTCGCGTGGTTCGCCGACCGGCGGCGGGAGTGGTGTGTCGGAGCGGGCCGGCGATGCAGCCGCCGCGAATGGCAGCGGTCAGTTCGAAGAGCACCACGCGTCTGTGGCGGCCAACGGTGAAATTACCCACCGACACGCTCGGGACGACGTTCTCGACGACCCGCGTCTCGACGTCGAACCTGTGCCGGAACTTGACCCGGAGTACGACGACTAA
- a CDS encoding DUF1616 domain-containing protein, which translates to MSGAIGRGPGSVLDRLPGDAPLVAGYTIIAGGLIALGGVGGPLRVLLAAPLVGFLPGYALLSVLFPDDRPVQPGRPPAWRLPLADGLGWFERCTLSVPTSIAVLPLFVIVLAVAGVPFTTIPVVLALSAFVILVTIAGAVRRIRTPDDSRYDIPVDRWFREVKSAWLPSSDRPALDRALGVLVFVVALAAVSGLALGFAAPNDGESYTEVALLTQGPDGLVAGNFPDQVAAGTATDFVVTIDNRLGTAADYEVVVVLDRVRVQESGESLVVLERSELSRFGVSVSDGQQAQQDVTVQPNLIGEDLRMSVFVYQGEAPESPSENTADHHLYLWVDVN; encoded by the coding sequence ATGAGCGGTGCTATTGGCCGCGGACCCGGCTCTGTCCTCGACCGACTACCTGGTGACGCGCCCCTCGTCGCAGGCTACACGATCATCGCTGGCGGACTGATCGCGTTGGGCGGCGTCGGTGGACCCCTTCGCGTCTTGCTTGCCGCGCCGTTAGTCGGATTCTTGCCGGGGTACGCGCTGCTTTCCGTGCTGTTCCCTGACGACCGCCCAGTCCAGCCTGGGCGACCGCCCGCGTGGCGATTGCCCTTGGCGGACGGCCTCGGCTGGTTCGAGCGGTGTACCCTTTCTGTTCCGACCAGCATTGCGGTGCTCCCGCTGTTCGTCATCGTGCTTGCGGTCGCAGGCGTCCCGTTCACGACGATCCCGGTCGTCTTGGCGTTGAGTGCGTTCGTGATCCTCGTCACCATCGCCGGAGCCGTCCGCCGCATCAGAACTCCCGACGACAGCAGATACGACATCCCCGTCGACCGTTGGTTCCGGGAAGTCAAATCCGCGTGGCTCCCCAGCAGCGACAGACCCGCACTCGACCGCGCACTCGGTGTCCTCGTGTTCGTCGTCGCACTCGCCGCCGTGAGCGGACTGGCACTTGGCTTCGCGGCACCGAACGACGGCGAATCGTACACCGAAGTCGCACTCCTCACGCAGGGGCCCGACGGACTCGTCGCCGGGAACTTCCCGGACCAGGTTGCCGCCGGAACCGCGACCGACTTCGTCGTCACCATTGACAACCGACTGGGCACTGCAGCAGACTACGAGGTGGTCGTCGTCCTCGACCGGGTGCGTGTGCAGGAGTCGGGCGAGTCGTTGGTTGTGTTGGAGCGGAGTGAACTGTCTCGCTTCGGCGTCTCCGTCTCTGACGGACAGCAGGCACAGCAGGACGTAACGGTGCAACCAAACCTCATCGGCGAGGACCTCCGGATGAGCGTGTTCGTCTACCAAGGCGAGGCACCCGAGTCGCCCAGTGAGAACACCGCTGATCACCACCTGTACCTCTGGGTGGACGTGAATTAA
- a CDS encoding PKD domain-containing protein, with protein sequence MSTYSARTAIRVVAVVAMLIVAPAAGPVTLTAQAAAGDGQTFAVAQGTACYVVEPVEDASTNVTAFYDYRNPFTEPSADTYSSYGTTDYQRAMQTGMFFYADSADTSLVVVHGQLGAGAGSTVTYDISGLPDGEWAVEDDQYVNRDDEWDTGGSTASIDWKFAEGRTDGGAYIGFDSLEDGSPVLIEPGYNENADAWGDWGRSGADQYRFTGWNLFSGDGSEYSLALDRDVYIHAGGCVETPPSAALTSTGGADPGDDITFNAGGSTDDVGVVGYEWDVDGDGETDRVTDSATTAFSFEEDGDYTVYVTAYDAYGNADTATTTVQVGDPGAPVANLSVQSSALIDESLTFDASESTDNGSLVSYKWDFDGDGTVDRTTEAPTTEFAYTATGTYEASVTVVDDTNRTATATTTVTVDTDDPPTAALDVSGDTITGESLTFDASGSNDDVGVASYGWDFDGDGSVDRTTNTPTTEFTYTANGTYNASVTVTDTNGTTATATTQVTITANEPPSAALSAPGSAETNQTVTFDASGSSDDGTIDEYAWDFDGDGTIDRTTEDPTTEFTYTANGTYNVSVTVTDTSGAAGTATTALTVTQSTNARPSASLNAPDEVEANETVTFDASGSTDDGTIDAYEWDVDGDGTVDSVTTVPTFETTYASTGTFNVSVTVVDDTGARATASSTLSVVEPVVPAAALSAPSRSIAGDSVTLDASGTTVEGSLTYAWDVDGDGTYEVNNTTSPTYTTTYDEIGTYQPSVRVTDEAGNTYTNSTTVDVVAVNPDISTSVTEVDVNEAATFTASSGGSSDPTYSYLWEFGDGTGASGQTVEHTYGQPGQYTVTMRVQVSDGASAATSITVTVSDPNGGSSGGDGSSGGSSGGSSGGSSGGSSGGSSGGASGGSSGGSSGGSSGGASGGSSGGSSGGSSAAVSDDGPDRDDLEPNFTRVNASLSSTDLVTGDTLVVTASVANLGNGTGTKTIELEVDGEIVDTRQFTLEPNESRTVRFRWSFDEPDVYSIEVDTTSRFLVRVSPPQPNMTVTNLRVNDETPRVGDEVTFTAVVRNDGRASGTYNASLSLFNETVAVQQVTVRPNETKTVTFTRQIIAEGEFSASLGNESVTISVIGPDGTETPTPEDTSESSTTTPGFGAALAALALVLVAVVALTRRRFGRD encoded by the coding sequence ATGAGCACATACTCCGCACGAACGGCCATCCGAGTCGTGGCCGTCGTTGCGATGCTTATAGTCGCACCAGCGGCCGGACCAGTCACACTGACAGCACAGGCCGCCGCGGGCGACGGACAGACGTTCGCCGTCGCCCAGGGGACCGCCTGCTACGTGGTCGAACCAGTTGAGGACGCGAGCACGAACGTCACCGCATTCTACGACTACCGGAATCCGTTCACTGAGCCGTCTGCGGACACGTACAGTTCCTACGGGACGACCGACTATCAGCGTGCGATGCAGACGGGGATGTTCTTCTATGCTGACTCGGCGGACACGAGCCTTGTCGTCGTCCACGGCCAACTCGGTGCGGGTGCGGGTTCGACCGTGACCTATGACATCAGCGGCCTCCCGGACGGCGAATGGGCCGTCGAGGATGACCAGTACGTAAACCGCGACGACGAGTGGGACACTGGTGGATCGACCGCGAGCATCGATTGGAAGTTTGCCGAAGGGCGTACCGACGGCGGCGCGTACATCGGCTTTGACTCGTTGGAGGACGGCTCACCAGTCCTGATCGAACCTGGCTACAATGAGAACGCGGACGCGTGGGGTGATTGGGGTCGCTCAGGCGCAGACCAGTACCGCTTCACCGGCTGGAACCTCTTCAGCGGCGACGGCAGCGAGTACTCCCTGGCGCTCGACCGCGATGTGTACATCCACGCCGGCGGCTGTGTCGAGACACCGCCGAGCGCAGCGCTGACTTCCACCGGTGGCGCTGACCCCGGTGACGACATCACCTTTAACGCAGGCGGGTCGACCGACGATGTCGGCGTCGTCGGCTACGAGTGGGACGTCGACGGTGACGGTGAGACCGACCGCGTCACCGACAGCGCCACCACTGCGTTCAGCTTCGAAGAGGACGGCGATTACACGGTCTATGTCACCGCCTACGACGCGTACGGGAACGCAGACACGGCGACGACGACCGTCCAAGTTGGTGACCCCGGCGCACCCGTCGCCAACCTCTCAGTGCAGTCGTCGGCGCTCATCGACGAGTCGCTCACCTTCGACGCCAGTGAATCGACCGACAACGGCTCTCTCGTCAGCTACAAGTGGGACTTCGACGGCGACGGAACCGTCGACCGCACCACCGAGGCTCCGACGACGGAGTTCGCGTACACCGCCACGGGCACCTATGAGGCATCCGTGACCGTCGTCGACGACACTAACCGAACCGCGACCGCAACCACGACGGTGACTGTCGACACCGACGACCCACCGACCGCAGCCCTCGACGTGTCTGGTGACACGATTACGGGCGAGTCACTGACTTTCGACGCCAGCGGATCGAATGACGATGTCGGGGTCGCCAGCTACGGCTGGGACTTTGACGGCGATGGCAGTGTCGATCGCACGACCAACACGCCGACGACTGAGTTCACCTACACCGCCAACGGGACGTACAACGCATCGGTGACCGTCACCGACACGAACGGGACGACCGCGACCGCGACGACACAGGTCACGATCACCGCGAACGAACCGCCGAGCGCCGCGCTGTCGGCACCCGGGAGCGCCGAAACGAACCAGACGGTGACCTTTGACGCCAGTGGGTCAAGTGACGATGGCACCATCGACGAGTACGCTTGGGACTTCGACGGCGACGGGACCATCGACCGTACCACCGAGGACCCAACGACTGAGTTCACCTACACGGCCAACGGGACGTACAACGTCTCGGTGACCGTCACCGACACGTCTGGTGCGGCCGGGACGGCGACCACGGCGCTGACCGTCACGCAGTCGACGAATGCGCGCCCGTCCGCGTCGCTCAACGCGCCCGACGAAGTCGAAGCCAACGAGACAGTGACGTTCGACGCCAGCGGGTCGACCGACGACGGCACCATCGATGCCTACGAGTGGGACGTTGACGGCGACGGCACCGTAGACTCAGTGACGACCGTCCCGACGTTCGAGACGACGTACGCGAGTACGGGGACGTTCAACGTCTCCGTCACCGTCGTCGACGACACGGGAGCGCGTGCGACCGCGAGTTCGACCCTCAGCGTCGTCGAACCTGTGGTTCCCGCCGCAGCGCTGTCGGCACCGTCCAGGTCCATCGCTGGTGATAGTGTGACGCTCGACGCCAGCGGCACGACCGTCGAGGGGTCGCTCACCTACGCGTGGGACGTCGACGGCGACGGAACGTACGAGGTGAACAATACGACGAGTCCGACCTACACCACGACGTACGACGAGATAGGGACCTACCAGCCGTCCGTCCGTGTGACCGACGAGGCCGGGAACACCTACACCAACAGCACGACCGTCGACGTAGTCGCGGTCAACCCCGACATCTCGACGTCGGTGACCGAGGTGGACGTGAATGAGGCGGCGACGTTCACCGCCAGTTCCGGCGGGTCTTCGGATCCGACGTACTCGTACCTCTGGGAGTTCGGTGACGGAACAGGTGCGTCCGGACAGACCGTCGAACACACGTACGGTCAGCCCGGTCAGTACACTGTCACGATGCGCGTGCAGGTGAGCGACGGCGCGAGTGCCGCGACGAGCATCACCGTCACCGTGTCGGACCCGAACGGCGGGTCGAGCGGCGGCGATGGCTCCTCCGGCGGTTCATCGGGTGGCAGTAGTGGTGGCTCCTCTGGCGGCAGCAGCGGTGGATCCTCTGGTGGGGCCAGTGGTGGCTCCTCTGGCGGCAGCAGCGGTGGATCCTCTGGTGGGGCCAGTGGTGGCTCCTCTGGCGGCAGCAGCGGCGGCTCGTCCGCTGCGGTCTCCGACGACGGTCCCGACCGCGACGACCTCGAACCGAACTTCACGCGGGTGAACGCGTCACTCAGCAGCACCGACCTCGTGACCGGCGACACCCTGGTCGTCACCGCGAGCGTCGCCAACCTCGGAAACGGCACGGGTACGAAGACCATCGAGTTGGAGGTCGACGGCGAAATCGTCGACACGCGCCAGTTCACGCTGGAACCCAACGAGAGTCGAACAGTGCGGTTCCGCTGGTCGTTCGACGAACCCGACGTTTACTCCATTGAAGTCGACACTACCAGTCGCTTCCTTGTGCGCGTCTCACCGCCACAGCCGAATATGACAGTGACAAACCTGCGAGTCAATGACGAGACTCCACGCGTCGGCGACGAGGTGACGTTCACCGCGGTCGTCAGGAACGACGGCAGGGCGTCCGGGACGTACAACGCCTCGCTGTCGCTGTTCAACGAGACCGTCGCCGTACAGCAGGTGACGGTCAGACCCAACGAGACCAAGACGGTGACGTTCACCAGGCAGATCATCGCCGAGGGCGAGTTCTCCGCGTCTCTCGGCAACGAGAGTGTCACCATTTCAGTGATTGGCCCCGACGGCACGGAGACGCCGACACCGGAGGACACCTCGGAGTCGTCGACCACGACGCCCGGGTTCGGGGCCGCGCTCGCGGCCCTGGCGCTCGTGCTCGTCGCCGTGGTCGCGCTCACGCGTCGACGGTTCGGACGCGACTAA
- the glmM gene encoding phosphoglucosamine mutase — translation MFGTSGIRGVVGEEVTASLALDVGRAVASEGARRVVVGRDPRLTGPVLVDALTAGLRECGADVVHLGEVPTPTVARAVEWYDCDAGITVTASHNPATDNGIKLWSEDGSAYIGSQQEAIAKRVRDGDFSLVPWDEFGSCFRSRRARDRHVDAIVDAVPGDLDLDVVLDVGNGSGRITADALRRLGCRVLTMSAEPDGSFPSRPSEPTAENCERLRRVVASTEADLGIAHDGDADRMRAVTSTGEFLTGDVLLALFARDVARSGDRVAVPIDTSIAVDTTLEAIGASTVYTKVGDGHVAERTRETDVVFGGEPSGAWIWPDLARCPDGPLAAAKLAELVARRGPLDDLAAEIEDVPLRRKNVETEAKHDLVAHVADAVSDRYTNVTDIDGVRVDVDAGWFLVRASGTQPLVRVTAEAGVRSEMESLFDTAMEIVEEARVAVAPQASD, via the coding sequence ATGTTTGGAACGAGTGGTATTCGTGGCGTCGTCGGCGAGGAGGTCACCGCGTCGCTCGCGTTGGATGTCGGACGTGCGGTCGCCTCCGAAGGCGCACGTCGTGTCGTCGTGGGCCGCGACCCACGGCTGACCGGTCCCGTTCTCGTCGACGCGCTCACCGCCGGCCTGCGGGAGTGTGGTGCAGACGTGGTCCACTTGGGTGAAGTGCCGACGCCGACGGTCGCACGCGCGGTCGAGTGGTACGACTGTGACGCCGGTATCACGGTCACTGCCTCGCACAACCCCGCGACGGACAACGGGATCAAACTGTGGTCCGAAGACGGCTCTGCGTACATCGGTAGCCAGCAGGAAGCGATCGCCAAGCGCGTTCGAGACGGCGACTTCTCGCTCGTCCCTTGGGACGAGTTCGGCAGTTGTTTCCGCTCACGTCGCGCCCGCGACCGCCACGTCGACGCCATCGTCGACGCGGTTCCCGGTGACCTCGACTTAGACGTTGTCCTCGACGTGGGCAACGGCAGCGGTCGGATCACCGCCGACGCGCTCCGTCGCCTCGGCTGCCGCGTGCTGACGATGTCAGCCGAACCCGACGGCTCGTTCCCAAGTCGCCCTAGCGAACCGACCGCCGAGAACTGCGAGCGACTCCGCCGCGTCGTCGCGTCCACGGAGGCCGACCTGGGTATCGCACACGACGGCGACGCCGACCGGATGCGTGCGGTCACGTCGACCGGCGAGTTCCTGACGGGCGACGTGCTGCTCGCGTTGTTCGCCCGCGACGTCGCTCGCTCCGGCGACCGTGTCGCCGTGCCTATCGACACCAGTATCGCGGTTGACACCACGCTCGAAGCTATCGGCGCGTCGACGGTCTACACGAAGGTCGGTGACGGCCACGTAGCAGAGCGGACGCGCGAGACGGACGTCGTCTTCGGCGGCGAACCGAGCGGTGCGTGGATCTGGCCCGACCTCGCGCGGTGTCCCGACGGACCGCTCGCAGCGGCGAAACTCGCGGAACTGGTCGCCCGGCGCGGCCCCCTCGACGACCTCGCGGCCGAAATCGAGGACGTCCCGCTTCGCCGAAAGAACGTCGAGACGGAGGCGAAACACGACCTCGTCGCGCACGTCGCCGACGCCGTCTCCGACCGCTACACGAATGTCACGGACATCGACGGCGTCCGCGTCGACGTCGACGCGGGATGGTTCCTCGTGCGTGCCAGCGGTACCCAGCCACTCGTGCGCGTCACCGCGGAGGCGGGCGTCCGCTCGGAGATGGAGTCGCTGTTCGACACCGCAATGGAGATCGTCGAGGAGGCTCGCGTCGCCGTCGCACCGCAGGCATCTGATTGA
- a CDS encoding metal-dependent hydrolase, with translation MWPWDHVAVAYVCYSLYVRFRGERPSALTAAVVVTAALAPDMIDKPLAWWFDVLPSGRSLGHSVFTALAVSIVAVAVERRVDVRGFASAVAIGLFSHLAGDVAYPLFVKGDLRVSFLLWPVISAGDSSTENPFDHISELFVALIEFAATTQGTLYLIADGVLLLTALALWVADGAPGTGFLRAGTRKVLSRR, from the coding sequence ATGTGGCCGTGGGATCACGTCGCCGTCGCGTACGTCTGTTACTCACTATACGTCCGGTTTCGGGGTGAACGACCGTCTGCTCTCACCGCAGCGGTCGTCGTCACCGCGGCGCTTGCACCCGACATGATCGACAAACCCCTCGCGTGGTGGTTCGACGTGTTGCCGTCGGGTCGGTCGCTAGGCCACTCGGTGTTCACGGCGCTCGCGGTGAGCATCGTCGCAGTGGCCGTCGAGCGACGAGTCGACGTTCGGGGATTCGCCTCGGCGGTCGCAATCGGCCTCTTTTCTCACCTCGCGGGCGACGTCGCGTACCCGCTGTTCGTCAAGGGCGACCTGCGCGTGAGCTTTCTGCTGTGGCCGGTGATCTCAGCGGGCGACTCCTCGACGGAGAACCCGTTCGACCACATCTCCGAACTGTTCGTGGCGCTCATCGAGTTCGCCGCGACGACACAGGGAACCCTCTATCTGATCGCCGACGGGGTGTTGCTCCTCACGGCGCTCGCGTTGTGGGTCGCAGACGGTGCTCCAGGGACCGGTTTCCTCCGTGCTGGAACTCGAAAGGTACTCTCGCGGCGGTAA